From Bacteroidota bacterium, a single genomic window includes:
- the gldE gene encoding gliding motility-associated protein GldE, with protein sequence MDTHSRAELVVQLSVIIRPFDFSIVFQLLSILILLVCSSLFSGSEVAFFSLRSEQLEGMRNGNHKRAAGILTNLLAQPNKLIATLLIANNFVNIAIVILSSIVLESIFDFTTNPLLGTIIEIGVVTFIIIMFGEVLPKVYATRKSEFIAAQMAFPIYAVSKLLSPISFALTSATNMIEKNVKAQNYSITIDELNHAIDIASDQSTPIEEKKILKGIVKFGNIDVTQIMRTRPDLVAFEFDTKFIELLKKIIESGYSRVPVYDESIDNIKGILHIKDLLAHINEGDDFDWHKLMREPFFVPESKKINDLLEDFQERKTHFAVIVDEYGGVSGIVTLEDVLEEIVGELNDEFDDEEPNYSKLDEHNFVFEAKIMLMDVSRIMQIELSLLEPHESEAVTLAGLILELAGKIPQKNDVIRYGNISFTIEAADRRKIKRVKVSRKV encoded by the coding sequence TTGGACACACACTCGCGGGCTGAATTAGTCGTGCAACTTTCCGTTATAATCAGGCCTTTCGATTTCAGCATTGTATTTCAGCTACTTTCAATTTTAATTTTGTTAGTATGTTCATCACTTTTTTCAGGTAGCGAAGTGGCCTTTTTTTCGTTGCGTAGTGAGCAACTCGAAGGCATGCGAAATGGCAATCATAAGCGTGCGGCAGGTATTCTTACAAACTTGCTTGCTCAGCCAAACAAACTTATAGCTACGTTACTTATCGCAAACAACTTTGTAAACATTGCCATTGTTATACTTTCTTCCATTGTTTTAGAGTCTATTTTTGACTTTACCACAAATCCATTGCTTGGAACCATTATCGAAATTGGGGTGGTCACTTTTATCATTATCATGTTTGGCGAAGTACTTCCCAAAGTATATGCCACACGCAAAAGCGAATTTATAGCCGCGCAAATGGCTTTCCCTATTTATGCTGTAAGCAAATTACTTTCTCCTATAAGCTTTGCCCTTACCTCTGCCACCAATATGATTGAAAAAAATGTAAAAGCACAAAATTATAGTATTACCATCGATGAGCTTAATCATGCTATTGATATTGCCAGTGACCAGAGCACTCCGATAGAGGAGAAAAAAATATTAAAGGGTATCGTTAAATTTGGCAATATTGATGTTACGCAAATAATGCGCACGCGGCCCGATCTGGTTGCTTTTGAGTTCGATACCAAGTTCATTGAATTATTAAAAAAGATAATTGAATCCGGTTACTCGCGTGTGCCGGTGTACGATGAGAGTATAGATAATATAAAAGGCATTTTACATATAAAAGACCTGTTAGCACATATAAACGAAGGTGATGATTTTGATTGGCACAAGCTTATGCGCGAGCCCTTTTTCGTTCCTGAAAGCAAAAAGATAAATGATTTGCTTGAAGATTTCCAGGAACGCAAAACACATTTTGCTGTAATTGTTGATGAGTATGGCGGTGTAAGCGGAATAGTTACCTTAGAAGATGTGCTTGAAGAAATAGTAGGAGAATTGAATGATGAGTTTGATGATGAAGAACCTAACTATAGCAAACTCGATGAACATAATTTTGTATTCGAAGCAAAGATAATGCTCATGGATGTAAGCAGGATTATGCAAATAGAATTGAGTCTGTTAGAACCACACGAAAGCGAGGCCGTTACGCTTGCAGGGTTGATACTTGAACTGGCAGGAAAAATTCCTCAGAAAAATGATGTAATAAGATATGGCAATATTAGTTTCACCATTGAAGCTGCCGACAGGCGCAAAATAAAGAGGGTAAAGGTTTCGAGGAAGGTGTAG
- the wecB gene encoding UDP-N-acetylglucosamine 2-epimerase (non-hydrolyzing): MKKKLLLIVGTRPNFIKITQFHHFNNQLGNPFEIKILHTGQHYDDKMADVFFRQFELTPDYFLNIPASSANTQMAEIMLRLEPIVQGYMPDLMMVVGDVNSTFAAALTANKMGIKVAHVESGLRSFDRTMPEEYNRILTDEITNFFFVTEQSGMDHLLKEGKSKEDIYLVGNTMIDTLVGFENKIQQSDILTQYGLTPKKFVLMTMHRPATVDFKEGLEKLLQIINFVTNEYHLVFPIHPRTLHRIDSFGLKEKFVSNKKLILTEPLDYFAFQKLTSDCIFVLTDSGGIQEESTYRQVPCLTLRPNTERPSTVSIGSNELVPFETEIIKNKIESIINGSYKKGNIPPLWDGKATLRILQTLQSTL; encoded by the coding sequence ATGAAGAAAAAACTTTTATTAATAGTAGGAACACGGCCAAACTTTATAAAGATCACACAATTTCATCATTTCAATAATCAACTTGGCAATCCTTTCGAAATAAAAATATTGCACACCGGCCAACATTATGATGATAAGATGGCAGATGTTTTTTTCAGACAATTTGAATTAACACCCGACTATTTCTTAAACATACCTGCCTCGAGCGCCAATACGCAAATGGCAGAAATAATGCTGCGCCTTGAGCCAATTGTACAAGGCTATATGCCTGATTTGATGATGGTGGTGGGTGATGTTAATTCTACCTTTGCTGCTGCCCTTACCGCCAATAAAATGGGAATAAAAGTGGCACATGTAGAAAGTGGGTTGCGCAGTTTTGACCGAACCATGCCCGAAGAATACAATCGCATATTAACCGATGAAATTACTAATTTCTTTTTTGTTACCGAACAAAGTGGCATGGATCACTTATTGAAAGAAGGCAAGAGCAAAGAGGATATTTATTTAGTGGGCAATACCATGATTGACACCCTGGTAGGGTTTGAAAATAAAATTCAGCAAAGTGATATTCTTACTCAATATGGATTGACTCCCAAAAAATTTGTATTGATGACCATGCATCGTCCGGCAACCGTAGATTTTAAAGAAGGCCTCGAAAAGCTTTTGCAGATTATCAATTTTGTAACAAACGAATACCACCTGGTATTTCCTATACATCCACGCACCTTGCATCGCATTGATTCTTTTGGCTTAAAAGAAAAATTTGTAAGCAATAAAAAATTAATTTTGACAGAGCCGCTCGATTATTTCGCTTTTCAAAAGCTAACCAGTGATTGCATATTTGTACTTACCGACAGCGGTGGCATTCAGGAAGAATCAACCTACCGGCAAGTGCCCTGCCTTACCTTGCGACCCAATACCGAACGGCCCAGTACCGTTAGTATAGGTAGTAATGAGTTGGTGCCATTTGAAACAGAGATTATTAAAAACAAAATAGAATCCATTATCAACGGATCTTATAAAAAAGGAAATATACCTCCGCTATGGGATGGTAAAGCAACACTGCGTATATTGCAAACCTTACAGAGTACTTTATAA
- a CDS encoding DNRLRE domain-containing protein: protein MVYGQQSELIMQPDSNCGKDALIWNAPPFNNGNTNYGTWDAMGAHAWTNAGVPDTGRTLIQFDLSAIPIGSVITSAYLSLYNNPATTYFSGQHSTLSGGNDLYVQRVTSSWNENTVTWFNQPTSTTQNEATVSASVSPNQDYPSIDVTALVQDMINNPLNSFGFMLRLQDEINFRAMVFASSDYTVSSKWPKLTINYQPPTTACFTLQPHDGCGTDAIIWNAPPYNNATTNYGGQDAIGAHAWTNIGIPDTGRSLLEFDMSTIPSNAIITSASLSLYNNPTTNYANGVHSWLSGPNNGFIQRVTSYWDEKTVTWMTQPTSTPLNKASIPASVFANQDYLNIDVTQLVSDMYNNPLNSFGFMIRLETEQQFRSLVFASSNYSNPTKNPKLDICYTVQTGMETIYDSPFIIYPNPVQNNFYVESGKKIKSKVTIELFNVIGEKISRSEVLCAGLFKKEINVSELSRGIYFVKVSDGEKVFTQKLTIQ from the coding sequence ATGGTTTACGGTCAGCAGTCGGAGTTGATTATGCAACCTGATTCCAATTGCGGAAAAGATGCATTAATATGGAATGCTCCACCTTTTAATAATGGTAATACCAATTATGGCACTTGGGATGCAATGGGAGCGCATGCATGGACAAATGCAGGTGTGCCGGATACAGGAAGAACTTTAATTCAATTTGATCTTAGCGCAATACCTATAGGTTCAGTAATTACTTCTGCTTATCTTTCTTTATATAATAATCCTGCAACAACATATTTTTCAGGTCAGCATTCAACATTGAGCGGAGGGAATGATTTGTATGTGCAGAGAGTTACTTCATCATGGAATGAAAATACTGTAACATGGTTTAACCAGCCAACAAGTACGACACAAAATGAAGCGACTGTGTCTGCAAGTGTAAGTCCGAACCAAGATTATCCAAGCATTGATGTGACTGCGCTTGTGCAGGATATGATTAATAATCCTCTGAACAGTTTTGGTTTTATGCTTCGATTGCAGGATGAAATTAATTTCAGGGCGATGGTCTTTGCATCAAGTGACTATACTGTTTCATCAAAATGGCCTAAGCTCACGATAAATTATCAGCCACCGACAACTGCTTGCTTTACGCTTCAACCGCATGACGGATGCGGGACGGATGCCATAATCTGGAATGCTCCGCCTTACAATAATGCAACTACGAATTATGGAGGCCAGGACGCTATTGGTGCACATGCATGGACAAACATAGGAATTCCCGATACGGGCAGGTCTTTATTGGAATTTGATATGTCAACCATTCCAAGCAATGCAATAATTACTTCCGCTTCTCTTTCGCTTTACAACAATCCAACAACTAATTACGCAAATGGAGTGCATTCATGGTTGAGCGGTCCGAACAACGGATTTATACAGCGGGTCACATCTTATTGGGATGAGAAAACTGTAACGTGGATGACGCAACCAACTTCTACTCCTTTGAATAAAGCATCAATTCCTGCATCTGTTTTTGCAAACCAGGACTATCTGAATATTGATGTGACGCAATTGGTAAGTGATATGTACAATAACCCGCTGAATAGTTTTGGTTTTATGATAAGGCTTGAGACGGAACAACAGTTTCGTTCGTTGGTATTTGCTTCAAGCAATTATTCTAATCCGACTAAAAACCCTAAGCTTGATATTTGCTATACTGTACAAACTGGAATGGAAACAATTTACGATTCACCTTTTATTATTTATCCTAATCCTGTACAAAATAATTTTTATGTCGAGTCGGGCAAGAAAATTAAATCAAAAGTCACAATTGAATTATTCAATGTAATTGGAGAGAAGATTTCGCGAAGTGAGGTTTTGTGTGCGGGTTTGTTTAAAAAGGAAATAAATGTTTCTGAATTGTCGCGAGGTATTTATTTTGTAAAGGTTAGTGATGGAGAAAAAGTGTTTACGCAGAAATTAACCATACAATAA
- a CDS encoding glycosyltransferase, producing MHILIIPSWYKSINEPVLGSFFEEQARGLMQEGNKVGIMYSNFYPLKKIFEKKAEYIYYMDDNGIPTYSFAIQSFVPRSRDLNYYYIGLATVRVFKHYVKQNGFPDIIHAHSAFHAGIAAAFLSKKYNIPYVITEHLTHYMTGGINHVDDLEYARKIFTGASRAFAVSNAFKIELTKTLNLTDNTFKVMHNMVSNHFFENAFEKKYIQGEPFIFLINSFLNARKNHELAFSALRILIDKKYNVKIRVGGYGEYETELRRIIASLRLQNHVTLLGSLSRAAVKEEMSNSHAFLLPSKYETFGVVLIESMACGRPVISTNSGGPADIVTEHNGILLHTFDVNDFANAMEQMILNYDTYDQQAISNHCFENYSQTRISNLLMKEYAEVLASNKTATSVVSGNNTNLLLTFNYCPYFASQPVDYVQYLIDTTN from the coding sequence ATGCACATTCTGATTATTCCATCATGGTACAAATCCATTAACGAACCTGTACTTGGCAGCTTCTTCGAAGAGCAGGCGCGTGGATTGATGCAAGAAGGAAACAAAGTGGGCATTATGTATTCTAATTTTTATCCGCTAAAAAAGATTTTTGAAAAAAAGGCAGAGTACATTTATTACATGGATGACAATGGCATTCCGACCTATTCATTCGCCATACAAAGCTTTGTACCCCGATCGCGTGACTTAAACTATTATTATATTGGTCTTGCTACTGTTCGCGTATTTAAACATTATGTAAAGCAAAATGGCTTTCCGGATATTATACATGCTCACAGTGCATTTCATGCCGGCATAGCTGCTGCGTTTCTCAGCAAAAAATATAATATTCCATATGTGATTACAGAACATCTTACCCATTATATGACAGGCGGTATCAATCATGTGGACGACTTGGAATACGCGCGAAAAATATTTACGGGTGCATCAAGGGCTTTTGCAGTTAGTAATGCCTTTAAAATTGAGCTGACCAAAACCTTAAACCTTACCGATAACACCTTTAAGGTGATGCACAACATGGTGAGCAATCACTTTTTTGAAAATGCATTTGAGAAAAAATATATTCAAGGTGAGCCCTTTATTTTTTTGATTAACTCGTTTCTAAATGCACGTAAAAATCATGAACTTGCCTTTAGCGCTCTTCGCATTTTAATAGATAAAAAGTACAATGTCAAAATAAGAGTTGGAGGATATGGAGAATATGAAACGGAGTTGCGCAGAATAATTGCATCATTGCGCCTTCAAAACCATGTTACCTTGCTTGGTTCGCTTAGCAGGGCGGCTGTAAAAGAAGAGATGAGCAACAGCCATGCCTTTTTGCTGCCAAGTAAATATGAAACCTTTGGTGTGGTGCTAATTGAAAGCATGGCATGTGGCAGGCCTGTAATAAGCACTAACAGCGGAGGCCCGGCTGATATAGTAACCGAGCATAATGGAATTTTGCTTCACACTTTTGATGTAAATGATTTTGCCAATGCGATGGAGCAAATGATTTTAAATTATGACACGTATGATCAGCAAGCAATTTCAAATCACTGTTTCGAAAATTATTCGCAAACACGCATCAGCAATTTGCTGATGAAAGAATATGCTGAAGTGCTGGCAAGCAATAAAACTGCTACTTCGGTTGTGTCGGGTAATAACACCAACTTGCTGCTTACATTTAATTACTGTCCTTATTTTGCTTCGCAGCCGGTAGACTATGTGCAATACTTAATTGATACAACCAATTAG
- a CDS encoding single-stranded DNA-binding protein, whose translation MSGLNKVMLIGNLGKEPEIRHLEGGNTMAKFPLATNEVYKTRDGQRREQKEWHHIVLWQRLAESVEKLQLKKGQLIYVEGRIRSRQWDDKDGIKHSSVEIVGDSLTLLGRKITGENPAPEASHERHDNFSIENDAAGDLPF comes from the coding sequence ATGTCTGGACTAAACAAAGTGATGCTGATAGGTAATCTTGGCAAAGAACCGGAGATTCGTCATCTTGAAGGTGGCAATACCATGGCTAAATTTCCACTTGCAACTAACGAAGTGTATAAGACACGCGATGGGCAAAGGCGTGAACAAAAGGAATGGCATCATATTGTTTTGTGGCAGCGACTTGCCGAAAGTGTTGAAAAACTTCAATTAAAAAAGGGGCAACTTATTTATGTAGAAGGCAGAATACGCAGCAGGCAGTGGGACGATAAAGATGGAATAAAACATTCAAGTGTAGAAATAGTGGGGGATAGCTTAACCCTGCTGGGCCGCAAGATTACTGGCGAAAACCCGGCACCGGAGGCCTCGCATGAGAGACATGATAATTTCAGCATTGAAAATGATGCTGCAGGCGATTTGCCTTTTTAA
- a CDS encoding zeta toxin family protein — MTDKNLYIIAGCNGAGKTTASFTILPEIIDCKEFVNADEIAKGLSPFQPEKVAFEAGRIMLKRIDELLKSNENFAFETTLSTRSYKSKIREAKDKGYTITLLFFWLQNVELAKERVKIRVSEGGHNIESEIIERRYYRGIKNLFEIYLPIADGTLIFDNSNGQHELLAEKTVDGIINIIDDIRFNELKKIYNDNS; from the coding sequence ATGACCGACAAAAACCTTTACATAATTGCTGGTTGCAATGGAGCAGGTAAAACAACAGCTTCGTTTACTATTCTTCCAGAAATTATTGACTGTAAGGAATTTGTAAACGCTGACGAAATTGCAAAAGGATTATCACCGTTTCAACCCGAAAAAGTAGCATTTGAAGCTGGAAGAATAATGCTAAAAAGAATTGATGAGCTGTTAAAAAGCAATGAAAATTTCGCTTTTGAAACGACACTATCAACCAGAAGTTATAAGTCGAAAATTAGAGAAGCAAAAGACAAAGGATATACTATAACTTTGCTTTTCTTTTGGCTTCAAAATGTTGAATTAGCCAAAGAGCGTGTAAAAATTAGGGTTTCTGAAGGAGGACATAATATTGAATCAGAAATTATTGAAAGGAGATATTACAGAGGAATAAAAAATCTTTTTGAGATTTACTTGCCAATTGCAGATGGAACATTGATTTTTGATAATTCAAATGGGCAACATGAACTTTTAGCTGAGAAAACAGTTGACGGAATAATAAATATTATTGATGATATAAGGTTTAATGAACTAAAAAAAATATATAATGACAACAGTTGA
- a CDS encoding T9SS C-terminal target domain-containing protein, with the protein MRKEQLLKNALVLALAISAVAGCKKDDTEDPPVVIPGSKVVTLKDSIMGNRILSADSSYLLKGFVYVINGSTLTIPAGTVIKGDKDTKGTLIVERGGKLQATGTADKPVVFTSNQAVGSRSYGDWGGIIICGRAPVNQPAGEIQIEGGPRSFFGGADPADNSGTLKYVRIEFCGIALEPNKEINGLTLGGVGNGTTIDHVQISYSGDDAFEFFGGTVNAKHLISHRALDDDFDTDFGYSGKIQFAVALRDPNNADVSGSNGFESDNDANGNSYSPYTSPIFSNVSVFGPKANSGTVINTNFKRAVHLRRNTKLSCFNSVFAGYPYGLLLDGSAVEANVIANDISFKHNVIAGCDTAYKQSGGTGALDIGVWFSNNINQQLPATSDLAINDAFNLTNPNFLPMQNSVLLGNANFSDIKLQDSFFESVNYQGAFGATNWTDKWGNFNPQQTTYN; encoded by the coding sequence ATGAGAAAAGAACAATTATTAAAGAACGCATTAGTATTAGCCTTGGCAATAAGTGCAGTTGCCGGATGTAAAAAGGATGATACAGAAGATCCGCCTGTAGTAATACCGGGCAGTAAAGTAGTTACGCTTAAAGATAGCATTATGGGCAATAGAATTTTAAGTGCCGATAGTTCGTATTTGCTTAAAGGATTTGTATATGTAATTAATGGCAGTACGCTTACCATACCGGCAGGCACAGTAATAAAGGGCGATAAGGATACGAAGGGGACGTTGATAGTGGAGCGCGGAGGTAAACTGCAGGCAACAGGTACTGCCGATAAGCCAGTTGTTTTTACAAGCAATCAGGCAGTTGGTTCGCGCAGTTATGGCGATTGGGGTGGAATAATAATTTGTGGTCGCGCACCAGTTAATCAGCCGGCAGGCGAAATTCAGATTGAAGGGGGACCACGCTCATTCTTTGGCGGTGCCGACCCTGCTGATAACAGTGGTACACTTAAGTATGTACGTATTGAGTTTTGTGGTATTGCCCTTGAACCAAATAAGGAAATCAATGGCTTAACACTTGGTGGTGTAGGAAATGGTACCACCATCGATCATGTTCAGATATCCTATTCGGGCGATGATGCCTTCGAGTTTTTTGGTGGCACCGTAAATGCAAAGCATTTAATATCGCACCGTGCATTAGATGATGATTTTGATACTGATTTTGGCTATAGCGGAAAAATTCAATTTGCAGTTGCCTTACGCGATCCTAACAATGCCGATGTTTCGGGTTCTAATGGTTTTGAATCGGACAATGATGCCAATGGTAATTCGTACTCACCTTATACGAGTCCTATATTCAGTAATGTAAGTGTATTTGGGCCAAAGGCAAATTCTGGCACAGTAATCAACACCAATTTTAAACGTGCGGTGCATTTGCGCAGAAATACGAAGTTGAGTTGTTTCAATTCTGTTTTTGCCGGATACCCTTATGGACTTTTATTAGATGGCAGTGCAGTTGAAGCCAACGTTATTGCTAACGATATTTCATTTAAGCATAATGTGATTGCAGGATGCGATACAGCTTACAAGCAATCGGGTGGTACAGGTGCTTTAGATATTGGTGTATGGTTTAGCAACAACATCAATCAGCAACTACCGGCTACTTCAGACTTAGCTATAAATGATGCATTCAATTTAACCAATCCCAACTTTTTGCCAATGCAGAACTCTGTATTGTTGGGTAATGCTAATTTTTCAGATATTAAACTTCAAGACAGTTTTTTCGAAAGTGTAAATTATCAGGGAGCGTTTGGTGCAACCAATTGGACCGATAAATGGGGGAATTTCAATCCTCAGCAAACAACTTACAATTAA
- the gldD gene encoding gliding motility lipoprotein GldD, with protein sequence MIKRTAKHSYYFLSALCLAIAFILLGNSCSTDALPKPRGYFRIDQPTRSYERYSPADCPFSFKKANIATMVADAARPEEKCWMNVSYPTYNGEIHLTYRQLKGDLPKHLQDCYDLVYKHTVKADAIEPRIVFNSDKSAQGLYYDIEGNAACSVQFYVTDSVNHFLRGALYFNAAPNYDSLQPVISFCKADIDTLIQSLEWK encoded by the coding sequence ATGATAAAGAGAACAGCTAAGCATAGTTATTATTTTTTAAGTGCATTATGTCTTGCAATAGCATTCATATTGCTTGGCAACAGTTGCTCAACCGATGCATTGCCCAAGCCACGAGGTTATTTCCGTATTGACCAGCCTACGCGTTCTTATGAACGCTATAGCCCTGCCGATTGCCCTTTTAGTTTTAAGAAAGCCAACATTGCTACCATGGTAGCTGATGCAGCAAGGCCTGAAGAAAAATGTTGGATGAATGTTTCTTACCCCACCTATAATGGCGAAATACATTTAACCTATCGCCAACTTAAGGGCGACTTGCCAAAACACTTGCAGGATTGTTACGACCTGGTGTATAAGCATACCGTTAAAGCAGATGCCATAGAACCACGCATTGTATTCAATTCCGATAAGAGTGCACAGGGATTGTATTATGACATTGAGGGCAATGCTGCTTGCAGCGTGCAGTTTTATGTTACCGATAGTGTAAATCATTTTTTAAGGGGGGCCTTGTATTTTAATGCTGCTCCTAATTACGATTCGCTGCAACCGGTTATCAGTTTTTGTAAAGCTGATATTGATACCTTAATTCAAAGTTTGGAGTGGAAATAA
- a CDS encoding NAD(P)-dependent oxidoreductase produces the protein MSKILVTGGAGFIGSAVIKHLQQAQHEIFVIDNLSFGNRDFIQVNDTHFFKHDILDRATVIELFTKIKPDIVLHLAAIHFIPYCNAHPHESANINIQGTINVLDAAHIAGVKQLLFASTAAVYPISDEAVSETNATGPMDIYGLSKLAGEHLCNEFFLQSGINTIVCRFFNAFGPNETNPHLIPEIEKQIKEGTRTIKLGNLTPKRDFIHTYDMASAMEIILAKLNEGLHVINLGRGIEYSVVEIVEAFEKNLGEKITIEVEEARVRKVERMHLLADVSKLKSLGWEPKISIEEGTKTLLQNN, from the coding sequence ATGAGTAAAATTTTGGTAACCGGAGGAGCAGGGTTTATAGGAAGCGCAGTCATAAAACATTTACAACAAGCACAGCACGAGATTTTCGTTATTGATAATTTAAGTTTTGGCAACAGGGATTTTATTCAAGTGAACGATACACATTTTTTTAAGCATGATATACTTGACCGCGCCACTGTTATAGAATTATTTACAAAAATAAAACCCGATATTGTGTTACATCTGGCAGCTATACACTTCATACCATATTGCAACGCACATCCGCATGAGTCGGCCAATATAAATATACAAGGCACTATCAATGTACTTGATGCCGCTCATATTGCCGGAGTTAAGCAATTGCTATTTGCCAGCACAGCAGCAGTTTACCCTATTAGTGATGAAGCCGTAAGCGAGACCAATGCAACAGGGCCTATGGATATCTATGGCCTTTCGAAACTTGCAGGCGAACATCTTTGCAACGAATTTTTCTTGCAATCAGGAATCAATACCATTGTGTGCAGATTTTTTAATGCGTTTGGCCCTAACGAAACTAATCCACACCTCATTCCTGAAATAGAAAAACAAATTAAGGAAGGCACCCGCACCATCAAACTTGGAAACCTCACTCCGAAGAGGGATTTTATTCATACCTACGATATGGCAAGTGCCATGGAAATTATATTAGCTAAACTGAACGAAGGACTGCATGTAATAAACCTTGGTCGTGGAATAGAATATTCTGTAGTAGAAATAGTGGAAGCATTTGAAAAAAATCTTGGCGAAAAAATCACGATTGAAGTAGAAGAAGCTCGTGTGCGCAAAGTAGAGCGCATGCATCTGCTGGCAGATGTTTCTAAATTAAAATCATTGGGCTGGGAACCTAAAATAAGCATAGAAGAAGGAACCAAGACCCTGCTCCAGAATAATTAA